The proteins below are encoded in one region of Eulemur rufifrons isolate Redbay chromosome 2, OSU_ERuf_1, whole genome shotgun sequence:
- the TNFAIP8L1 gene encoding tumor necrosis factor alpha-induced protein 8-like protein 1 isoform X1, whose amino-acid sequence MMTHTCPGAAPGPMDTFSTKSLALQAQKKLLSKMPSKAVAAVLIDDTSGEVLDELYRATKEFTRSRKEAQKVLKNLVKVAVKLGLLLRGGQLGAEELALLQRFRHRARRLAMTAVSFHQVDFTFDRRVLAAGLLECRDLLHQAVGPHLTAKSHGRINHVFGHLADCDFLAALYGPAEPYRSHLCRICEGLGRMLDEGSL is encoded by the exons ATGATGACTCATACCTGCCCAGGTGCGGCCCCAG GGCCGATGGACACCTTCAGCACCAAGAGCCTGGCCCTCCAGGCCCAGAAGAAGCTCCTGAGCAAGATGCCGTCCAAGGCGGTGGCGGCCGTGCTCATCGACGACACGAGCGGCGAGGTGCTGGACGAGCTGTACCGCGCCACCAAGGAGTTCACGCGCAGCCGCAAGGAGGCCCAGAAGGTGCTCAAGAACCTGGTCAAGGTGGCCGTGAAGCTGGGCCTGCTGCTGCGCGGGGGCCAGCTGGGCGCGGAGGAGCTGGCGCTGCTGCAGCGCTTCCGTCACCGCGCGCGCCGCCTGGCCATGACCGCCGTCAGCTTCCACCAGGTGGACTTCACCTTCGACCGGCGCGTGCTGGCCGCCGGCCTGCTCGAGTGCCGGGACCTGCTGCACCAGGCCGTGGGCCCGCACCTCACGGCCAAGTCCCACGGCCGCATCAACCACGTCTTCGGCCACCTGGCAGACTGCGACTTCCTGGCCGCGCTCTACGGGCCCGCGGAGCCCTACCGCTCCCACCTGTGCAGGATCTGCGAGGGCCTGGGCAGGATGCTGGACGAGGGCAGCCTGTGA
- the TNFAIP8L1 gene encoding tumor necrosis factor alpha-induced protein 8-like protein 1 isoform X3 translates to MDTFSTKSLALQAQKKLLSKMPSKAVAAVLIDDTSGEVLDELYRATKEFTRSRKEAQKVLKNLVKVAVKLGLLLRGGQLGAEELALLQRFRHRARRLAMTAVSFHQVDFTFDRRVLAAGLLECRDLLHQAVGPHLTAKSHGRINHVFGHLADCDFLAALYGPAEPYRSHLCRICEGLGRMLDEGSL, encoded by the coding sequence ATGGACACCTTCAGCACCAAGAGCCTGGCCCTCCAGGCCCAGAAGAAGCTCCTGAGCAAGATGCCGTCCAAGGCGGTGGCGGCCGTGCTCATCGACGACACGAGCGGCGAGGTGCTGGACGAGCTGTACCGCGCCACCAAGGAGTTCACGCGCAGCCGCAAGGAGGCCCAGAAGGTGCTCAAGAACCTGGTCAAGGTGGCCGTGAAGCTGGGCCTGCTGCTGCGCGGGGGCCAGCTGGGCGCGGAGGAGCTGGCGCTGCTGCAGCGCTTCCGTCACCGCGCGCGCCGCCTGGCCATGACCGCCGTCAGCTTCCACCAGGTGGACTTCACCTTCGACCGGCGCGTGCTGGCCGCCGGCCTGCTCGAGTGCCGGGACCTGCTGCACCAGGCCGTGGGCCCGCACCTCACGGCCAAGTCCCACGGCCGCATCAACCACGTCTTCGGCCACCTGGCAGACTGCGACTTCCTGGCCGCGCTCTACGGGCCCGCGGAGCCCTACCGCTCCCACCTGTGCAGGATCTGCGAGGGCCTGGGCAGGATGCTGGACGAGGGCAGCCTGTGA
- the TNFAIP8L1 gene encoding tumor necrosis factor alpha-induced protein 8-like protein 1 isoform X2, with the protein MMTHTCPGPMDTFSTKSLALQAQKKLLSKMPSKAVAAVLIDDTSGEVLDELYRATKEFTRSRKEAQKVLKNLVKVAVKLGLLLRGGQLGAEELALLQRFRHRARRLAMTAVSFHQVDFTFDRRVLAAGLLECRDLLHQAVGPHLTAKSHGRINHVFGHLADCDFLAALYGPAEPYRSHLCRICEGLGRMLDEGSL; encoded by the exons ATGATGACTCATACCTGCCCAG GGCCGATGGACACCTTCAGCACCAAGAGCCTGGCCCTCCAGGCCCAGAAGAAGCTCCTGAGCAAGATGCCGTCCAAGGCGGTGGCGGCCGTGCTCATCGACGACACGAGCGGCGAGGTGCTGGACGAGCTGTACCGCGCCACCAAGGAGTTCACGCGCAGCCGCAAGGAGGCCCAGAAGGTGCTCAAGAACCTGGTCAAGGTGGCCGTGAAGCTGGGCCTGCTGCTGCGCGGGGGCCAGCTGGGCGCGGAGGAGCTGGCGCTGCTGCAGCGCTTCCGTCACCGCGCGCGCCGCCTGGCCATGACCGCCGTCAGCTTCCACCAGGTGGACTTCACCTTCGACCGGCGCGTGCTGGCCGCCGGCCTGCTCGAGTGCCGGGACCTGCTGCACCAGGCCGTGGGCCCGCACCTCACGGCCAAGTCCCACGGCCGCATCAACCACGTCTTCGGCCACCTGGCAGACTGCGACTTCCTGGCCGCGCTCTACGGGCCCGCGGAGCCCTACCGCTCCCACCTGTGCAGGATCTGCGAGGGCCTGGGCAGGATGCTGGACGAGGGCAGCCTGTGA